The genomic interval GCCATCGCCCGAGCTTTCGTGAACCGCCCACTCGTCTTGCTTGCTGATGAACCAACCGGCAACCTCGACCCCGATACCTCCGATGAGATCATGATTTTGCTCAACCGCATCAATCGCCTCGGCACCACGGTGGTCATGTCCACCCACAACGCCCGAACTGTCGACGACATGCGCAGGCGAGTAATCGAACTGCAATTGGGCAAACTAGTCCGCGATGATGCCCACGGCGTCTACGGCGAAATGCGATAGGGGAGTACTTCACATGGCTTTTGGATATGTACTGCGTGAAGCTGTTCGCGGCATGGGCCGCAACGTCACCATGACCATCGCGCTCATCATCACCACCTCTATTTCCTTGGCACTTCTTGCCACTGGATTTTTGGTGACCAACATGACCGACCGCACCAAGGACATCTACCTGGATCGCGTCGAAGTGATGATCCAACTCGATGAGGACACCTCTGCCAACGATCCCGAATGCACCGCGGAGTCCTGCACCGAAGTTCGTGATGTCTTAGAAGGACTCGACGGCATCGATTCCATCACCTACCGTTCCCGCGAGGCCTCCTACGAACGATTCGTAGAAGTTTTCAAAGATACTGACCCAGTTCTCGTCGCTGAAACCTCTCCCGACGCATTGCCAGCAGCGTTCCACGTCCGACTTGAAGATCCACTTGCCGTTGAGATTCTCGATCCGGTCCGCGATCTTCCTCAAGTAAGCAACGTGATCGACCAGGTGGATGATCTGCGCGGAGCAACCGAAAACCTTGACTCCATCCGCAACGCCACCTTCCTCATCGCGGCTGTGCAAGTTTTGGCATCGATCTTCCTGATTGCCAACATGGTGCAAATCGCTGCATTCAATCGTCGTGAAGAAACTGAAATCATGCGCATCGTCGGCGCATCGCGGTTCTACACTCAGGGACCATTCGTCTTCGAAGCGATTCTATCCACCCTCATTGGTGCGGTTTTCGCCGTCGGCGCGCTCTTCTTGGGTAAAGAACTCGTCATTGATAAAGCACTCCGCGGACTCTACGATTCCCAGCTCATCGCACCAGTTACCACCACAGATATTTGGCTGGTCGCACCGATAATTTCCGGCATTGGCGTGGTGATCGCCGGCATTATCGCACAACTCACCCTGCGCTTCTACGTGAGGAAATAAGACTATTGAACTCCTTGCCGTAGACTTAGAAAGACTATGGCCAAGAAGAAAAAGAAAGTCGACGAAAACAACTCAGTTCTCGCGACCAATCGCAAGGCCCGCCATGACTACCACATCATTGATACGTGGGAGGCGGGCGTGGTGCTCTTAGGCACCGAAATCAAATCACTGCGCGAAGGTAAGGTATCCCTCGTGGATTCCTTTGCCACCATTGATAACGGAGAAATCTGGCTTCAGCATCTCCACATCCCGCAGTATTCCATGGGCTCCTGGACAAACCACACGCCCAAGCGCACCCGCAAACTTTTGCTGCACCGCAACGAGATTGATTCCCTGATGGGTAAAGTCCGCGACGGCAACCGCACGTTGGTTCCGCTCAAGCTTTACCTCAAAAACGGTCGCGTCAAACTCGAACTCGGACTCGCACAAGGTAAGCAGGATTACGACAAGCGCCAAGATATCAAGCGTCGCACCGAAGAACGCGAAGTCACCCGTGAGCTCGGCCGTCGCATTAAGGGAATCAACGCGTAAATGAGTATTCACATCGCAAAAGTCCACGACGTCCTCAAAGGTGAAAAAACCTACGGAACCACCATTTTGGTGGATCGGCTCTGGCCACGCGGTGTGAAAAAAGACGACCTTGAGCCAGACCTCTGGCTCAAAAGCGTCGCCCCCACAACCGAACTCCGAAAATGGTTCGGCCACGACCCAGCTAAATTCTCCGAATTCAGCACCCGTTACACCGAAGAGCTCAACGCCAGCAACGACAAAGACCTAGAGACGCTTGTCGACGCCACCTCCCGCCACCCCGTAACCCTCCTCTACGGTGCTGCCGACCGCGACCACAACCACGCCATTGTTCTAGCCAAGTGGCTAAAGAAATAACTCCTTGCAAATAGTTGCAAACTTAAGTTATGATGAACCATCTTGTGGAACTCGCACGAGCCCACCACAGGAATCAGTAAGAATCAATGGGGCTGACATGGTTTCGACTACGTTGATTTAGCCAGGGGAAGCGTGCCGGTGAAGGCTGGAGACCACCGTAAGCGTCGCAGCAAACCAATAAGCGCCGAGAAGTCTCAGCGCGACTACGCCCTCGCTGCATAAGCAAGCGACCGCGTGTCTGTCAGCCTAGGGAAGTCCCTGACCTAGATCCTGGCATCGACTAAGGGACTTGCTGTTCAATCGCGTCAGCGGGGTTGAACAGGACTTTTACCGTTGACTGGGCTCATCATCCGGAAGTGTTCGTCCTAGCCGGAGGGCCAAGCAGAGATCTTTGCGCGAACTGCGCACGGAGAAGCCCTGGCGAGGTGACGTAGGACCCGGGTTCAATTCCCGGCAGCTCCACCGAAACGAAGTTCCCCACACCATCTGGTGTGGGGTTTCTTTGTTTTTCACTCTCATAAAAGGGGAAAATGTCTTCCTATGCGTACATTCGCCAGCAAGATTTGGTCAAAATCAGGATATCTTGTGGTCTAATGCACCATGGGGTAGAAGGAAAGGCGGGTAAGAGATTGCGCGGATAGGAAGATACAGGGGGCCACGGTGGGGTGGTGAACAAGAGCAGGCACGAGGCCTGGTAGATACGGATTCGACCAAGAAAACGTACACCACTCAGGAGCACTCGTGCTTGCCCTTCCATCCTCTATCATCGACCCCCTCTGGTGCCAGTTCGCCGCGCTGATCCCACCCGTGACCGACACCCACCCACTTCGGTGCCACCGCCCACGCATCCCGGACCGGATCATCTTCGACAAGCTCATCCAGGTCCTCGTCCTCGGCGCCTCCTATGCCAAGATCGCCGACACGACATGCTCGGCCACCACCTTGCGCACCCGCCGGGACGAGTGGATCACCGCTGGCATCTTCGAGCAGCTGGAACAGATCTGTTTGGAATTCTACGACCGTATCGTCGGACTCGATCTCTAAGTTCGGATTGGCTCGAATTGTCGCATTGTGCGCCGACTGAAGCGCCCTGTCTATCCCTACCTGGTGCCGAAAAAGTTGCTCGGTGAGCATCAAACGGCTAGGTGTCCGTCGTAGAGACAGGTTTTCTTAGCGATTATCTTGAAGAGAATGTGGCTACTATCCATGCTAGTTGTGTTGCGGAGCTGTGGGAATTGAACCCGGAACCTCGGTTTTCCACTGGGAATTCGCCAATAATTGGTAAAAAATAATAATGGGTGTACAGTGATCATCGAAGCAAACAGCGAAAGCATGTTGTTTCAACATATGTAGCAATACATAGCGTCGCGGGGTGGAGCAGCTCGGTAGCTCGCTGGGCTCATAACCCAGAGGTCGTAGGTTCGAATCCTGCCCCCGCTACTAAGATTCCAAAACCCTCTTCAACTTTTGTTGAAGAGGGTTTTGGCGTTCTGGGGTCTGAATCTGAAAGCTAGTCTACGGTTCGTCGGCCGTATTTCCAGTAGCCGAGGAAAGTGATTCGTGAGGAATCAACTCGGTAGCTGTTGATTAGTTCTTTGCGAATGAAGCGCACCATGCTAGTTTCACCGGCGATCCAGAAGTGTACTGAAGGATCTGCTGCATTGGCTGAAGCCCATTGGAAGACCTTTGCTTTGTAAGCGTCGATGTCTTCGAAAGTGAGCTTGGTGGAGCTATCGGCGATCAATACATCATCTTCTAGGCTGTCTACGTGGAGGAAAACCGTAGTAGGTACTTTTGATTGATTGACGATATTTGCGATCGCGGGAGCTGATGCACAATCGCCGATGAGACAGAGGCGATCGATCGCAGAAGTCGGATGATAGGTGATTCCGTAGCCGGTTTCTCCTGCGCGTACGTCAGGGCCGGTGATGATTAGTTCATCGTCAACACTGCAGTTCTTTGCCCATCTGGATACTGGTCCCGAAGGGTTGTGAAGATAGATATCAATGTCTACTTCGCATAGTTCGGGTCGGACCGCAGATGGGGTGTAGGTGCGCAAGATCGGTCGTTGGTCCGCTGGAAAAGACTTAGCACGAGGAAGCCACGTTGTCGGTGGGGGAGTGGGTTCGTCGAGAATTCCGAAATCTGGGATGTTCCCAGCCGGGCTTGGAATGATCAGTTTGATGCGTTGGTCCAAACCCCACTGGCCAAAGAATCGGAGCTTGTCACCAGTGACGGTGATCCGCATGAAGCCGGGACTAAGCCGTTGCTTCTGCGAGATCTGCACGGGGAAGGCACTGTATTCCCACTTGAGCTGATCGGGGAGAGCTGTGGACATTATTGCTGTGCGTCGAGGAAGGCATCGATGTCTTCCAAGACTTTGCTGCCGCCAAGTGGACCGACGCCAGATACCCAGTAGCTGGTATCGACAAGGGTGAGTGATGGGAACTGTTCGCGGTTTTCTCGGATTACTTCGGGGAGCTCATTTTCATCGGTGACATCAGTTGCGGTGACAAAGACGTAGTCGGCGGTGGCGAGCATGAAGTTCTCAGGAGCGATGTCGGCCTGGAGGTCATCCTTCCATTCCTGATCAGGAATGGTGAGTCCTGCGCACTCCAAAGAGCTGCCGGCAAATGAGGTCGGGCCGTATAGGCTCATGGTTTGCTCGTCGCGGGGACGAATCATGTTGACGGTCTTACCTTCGACATCATGCTCGGACTTGATCTCTTCGCACTTGTCATTAAAGCCTTGGATGAGATCCTCGGATTCCTGCTTCTTGCCCAATGCATCGCCGATGAAGACGACATTGTCTTTCCACGGATCAACATGGGTTGTCATGAACACGGTTGGGGCGATGGATTCGAGGCGGTCGTAGATTTCGGCGTGGCGGGAATCGGTGCCCAGGATCAGGTCGGGCTCGAGAGCAGCGATCGCTTCGATATTTGGCTCAGAAACGGTGCCGACAGGCTCGATTCCATCGACGCCGAGATATGCAGGAATACCAGTGACGTTGTTGGCGACAGCTGCACCCACTGGGGTGATTCCGAGGGCGATTGCGGTGTCTAGCTCAAGTGGCTCGAGGACAACGACGCGCTGAGGATTTTCGGGAACTTCGGTTGTTCCGTGAGCGTCTGTGAATTCGCGAGTCGCAGAGCTGGTGGATGCTTCCTCTTCTGAGCTGGAGGAACAAGCAGTAAGAGGTAGTGCTGCTGCGAGAAGCACGATCAGTGCGGAGGAGAGTTTTCTGCGAGATGACATGGGCTGTGAATATCCTGACTTTAGATTGAAAAAGATTAGGCAAACCTTACAGCTTCGGTCAGGTGTGTGTAAATAGGGGAAAACTTAGACGTGGGGGTGGGCGTCGGCAAGCAAAAAAGACCGGCACAACCGCAAAGGTTGCGCCGGCCTGAAAGCCTTAAATGCCTAGAACATGTAGCGGAATGACCACACAGCTGCGGCTGCGATGAGCAGCAGCCAGACGATCGCGATGACCCACTTGTATTTGTACAGTGCGTTGACGAACGTGCTGTCGGAGCCGCTGAAAGTTTTCACATTCCATGCAGTGACCAGCACGAACATGATGATCGATACGGTCCACACGCCCATGCAGTAAGGGCAGAGCGCGCGGATGACGGACATGGATTGGTAGGCGAGCCAGTGGCAGAACATCATGGCAAAAGTGAGTCCGGCCTGGGCGCCGAACCAGAACCAACCGCGGAACCCGCCGCCCGCGAGGATGCCGGCGCCGATGATGGCGACAGCGGCGAAACCGGCGATGCCGATGAGCGGATTCGGGATGCCGAACGCGTTAGCTTGGCCGGAACGCATGACATCGCCACAAGCTAGGACTGCATTGAAATCGCAGCTGGTGATGTGACCGGGATCCTCGAGGATGGCAAGTTTTTCGGCCATGATGATCACCGACAAAATGAGGCCGATTATTCCGCCGATCATGAGCACCCAGCCAAGCCAAGTTGGGGCCTTGGGTGGGGCGTTGTGGATTTCGGTAGACACGGGGAGACCTCCGGGTGGGAAAACGTTTGTTGACTGACGATTAATCTTAAGTCTTTTGGCTTGATTTCTTGTGCTGTGCGCCGAAGTTCACAGGCTAGCTATACAGAAAGTGCCAAATTAGACAGGTTTTCGCTACAGAAAGCGTAATGCCCTTCATAAATTTATGCAGGGGTGACAGGGTTAGCTAAGACCTGCGCGTATGCAACGAAAATATGTGTCTTAAGTCGCAAAGGTTTGGCTTGGTTAACTAGCTGTGTTAACTTTCATCTTTAGGTAACCTAACCTCACTAAAACTCTGGGAATACTCTGGCAGTTTTGGTGGATTATTTTTATAGACTTTCAAAGGACGACATGGTGAAAAACCGATTCAAGCTAGTTTCAATCGCAACTGTTGCTGCCCTGGCGCTCGTTGGCTGCTCTTCCACCGACAGCACCTCTTCCGAGTCTTCTTCCGCTGCAGAGTCAACCGCTGCAGCTAGCACCCTGACTATCGAAGACAACCACGGCACCGAAGGGATCTCCCTGCCAATCGAGGGCGTCGCTGCGACCGACAACCGCGCATTCGAACTGCTTGATCGCTGGGGTGTAGAGCTCGTTGCAGCTCCACTTCAGCTGGTTCCATTTACCGTTACGGGCTACACCGAAGAGGGCGGCGTCGCTAACCTTGGCTCCCACCGCGAGCCAGACCTGGAAGCACTTGCTGCTGCACAGCCTTCCCTGATCATCAACGGCCAGCGCTTCGCTCAGTACTACGATGACATCATTGCCCTGAACCCTGACGCAACCGTTGTTGAGCTAGACCCACGCGATGGCGAGCCACTTGACCAGGAGCTTATCCGCCAGGCTGAAACCCTCGGTGAGATCTTCGGCGAAGAAGAAGATGCTGCAAAGATCGTTGCTGATTTCGAGTCCGCACTTGAGCGCGCTAAGACCGCATACGCAGCAATCTCCGACCAGACCGTCATGGCAGTTAACGTTTCCGGCGGAAACATTGGCTACATCGCTCCTTCCGTTGGACGCACCTACGGCCCAATCTTCGACCTGGTTGGACTCACCCCAGCACTCGAGGTTGGCAACGCGTCCTCCGACCACGAGGGCGACGACATTAACGTCGAAGCAATCGCAGCTGCAAACCCAGACCTGATCCTGGTCATGGACCGCGATGGTGGCACCAGCACCCGCAACGAAGCTGATTACGTTCCAGCAGAGCAGATCGTCTCCGACAATGAAGCACTGGCAAACGTCAAGGCTGTCACCGACGGATACGTTTACTACGCACCTGCAGATACCTACACCAACGAAAACATCATCACCTACACCGAGATCCTCAACGGCATGGCAGATATGTTCGAGAAGGCAGCTCAGTAGGGGATCGATCCCACACTGACCCCTAAGTAATGCGCAAAGTTTTATGCGTAAAAATTTCTTAGGTTAGGCTCTAATATGAAAGGCTGTCTTGTAAAGAACAAGGCAGCCTTTTTACTTGTCTTAAATAAATATTTTGAATTGAGAACCAAGACCTCGTTTTGGCCGCAAGTTCTCGTTAGTTAAAAACTGTAGGAAACCAGGTTCCACACATGACACACAATCGGTTTAACAGGGAAGGGGATCGGCACTGATGGCAACACCAGCATCGGCTCCCACTTCCGAACCACGTCTCAAACGCACCAGAGCCAAGCTTTTTGATTGGAAGCTTCTCATCGGCATCATTTTCGTCGCCGGCCTCGTGGTGCTTTCCCTCCTCACCGGCCAATACGACATTTTCGGTGGCGATGATGGCCAACTGATGTTCGAGGCAGTTCGCATCCCGCGTACCGTTTCCCTCATTTTGTCCGGTGCAGCAATGGCGATGTGTGGCTTAGTCATGCAGCTGTTGACCCAAAACAAATTCGTGGAACCCAGCACCACAGGAACAACCGAATGGGCAGGTCTTGGCCTCCTCTTCGTGATTTACTTCGTGCCAGCCGCGACCGTTTTGGATCGCATGCTCGGTGCCGTGGTGTTTTCCTTCATCGGAACCATGGTGTTCTTCCTCTTTCTACGCCGAGTAACACTGCGTTCCTCATTGATCGTCCCGATTATCGGCATCATGCTCGGTGCCGTGGTGTCATCGATCTCCAGCTTCTTCGCCTTGCAATTCGACATGCTCCAGCAATTGGGAACATGGTTTGCGGGTTCCTTTAATACAGTGTTCCGCGGACAGTACGAAGTGCTGTGGATCGTTGTCATCGTCGTTATTGCAGTGTTCTTCTTCGCAGACCGGCTCACCGTAGCTGGCCTTGGCGAGGAAATCGCGACAAACGTGGGTCTCAATTACAACCGCATGGTCCTTATCGGAACTGGCCTCATCGCCATCGCAACAGGTGTGGTCACCGTCGTGGTTGGTAGCCTGCCATTCCTCGGACTCATCGTGCCCAACGTTGTGTCCATGTTCCGTGGCGATGACCTGCGCTCGAACCTGCCATGGGTATGCCTAACCGGCATCGCGATCGTAACCATTTGTGACTTGATCAGCCGAACCATCATCGCGCCTTTCGAAATTCCAGTTTCAGTAATCCTGGGCATCATCGGCGCAGTGGTCTTCGTGATCATGATTGTGAGGCAACGTGGCCGTGGATAAAGATATTGAAAACCGCACCTCAGACCTTTCTCGATGGGAAACTATGGAGGAATCAGCAACGGTCGAGGGACGCACCGATGTCGAACTAGCATCAGCGCCGAGCAAACGACGCACCTCAGGTGCATTCCAAACAGCGCGCGCCAAGCGCCGCTACTGGATCATCATGGCCGCGCTGCTGGTCACCGCGCTTGCCTTCACCTGGGGCCTCATTTGGTACAAGAACCCGATGCCCGTTGGGCATCCGGCCTTCGCGCTGATTGCAGAACGACGCATGGAGTCGGTCTTTGTCATGCTGATTGTTGCGGTTTGCCAAGGCTTTGCGACGGTTGCGTTCCAGACCGTCACCAACAACCGCATTATCACGCCGTCGATCATGGGCTTTGAATCTCTCTACACACTGATTCATACCTCCACAGTGTTCTTCTTCGGCGCAACTGCACTGCTGGCCACCAGAAATCTCGAAATGTTTGTCGGCCAGCTGGTGATCATGGTTCTTTTGACCTTGGTCCTCTACACCTGGCTGCTTTCCGGAAAACGCGGCGATATGCACGCCATGCTGCTTGTCGGCATCATCATTGGTGGCGGACTCGGATCCATCTCCACCTTTATGCAGCGCATTCTGACCCCATCAGAATTCGATATTCTTTCCGCCCGACTTTTCGGATCAGTAAACAACGCGGAAACCGAATACTTCCCAATTGCTGTTCCACTAGTAGTAGTGGCGTCCGTCTTGTTGCTGCTAAGCTCTCGACGCCTCAACGTTGTAGGGCTTGGCAAAGATGCCGCAACCAACCTTGGAATTAATCACCGACGATCCTCCATTTACACACTGGTTCTCGTCTCTGTATTAATGGCAGTATCCACCGCACTTGTCGGACCGATGACATTCCTCGGATTCTTGGTCGCGACCTTGGCATATCAATTCGCCGACACTTACGACCACCGATACATCCTTCCGATGTCCGCACTCATCGGATTCGTCGTACTCAGCGGCGCTTACTTTGTCATGAACCACGTGTTCCGCGCACAAGGCGTCGTGTCCATCATTATTGAGATGGTCGGCGGTACCGTCTTCCTCATCGTCATCCTCAGAAAGGGCAGACTGTGATTACGTTAACTAATGTCCGCAAGGAATACTCCAGCGACGTTGCCATCGGCCCCGTCAACCTTGAGATCCCAGCCGGCGGCATCACCGCGTTGGTCGGCCCAAACGGTGCAGGCAAGTCAACACTGCTCACCATGATCGGTCGACTCCTCGGCATCGATGAAGGCAACATCACCGTAGCCTCCTACGATGTCACCTCAACCGCATCCAAAGATCTGGCCAAGATCATCTCCATCCTGCGCCAGGAAAACCACTTTGTTACCAAGCTGACCGTGCGCCAGCTCGTAGGTTTCGGACGCTTCCCATATAGCAAGGGCCGGCTGACGGAAGAAGACGAGGGAATCATCTCCCGCTACATCGACTTCTTCAATCTCACCGAACTCGAAGACCGCTACCTCGACCAGCTTTCCGGCGGCCAGCGCCAGCGCGCCTATGTCGCCATGGTGCTGTGCCAAGAGACGGACTACGTGCTTCTCGACGAACCCCTCAACAATCTTGATATCGCACACTCGGTGGAAATGATGAAACACCTCGAGAATGCTGCAGCCCAATTTGGCCGCACCATCATCGTGGTTCTTCACGACATCAACTTCGCCGCGCGCTACGCCGATTACATCGTGGCCGTAAAGCACGGAATGATCGAAAAAGAGGGAACACCTGAACAGATCATGAAAAACGAGATCCTTTCAGAAATCTTCAATACAGAGATCGAAGTTATTGAAGGACCACACGGCAAGATTGCTTGCTACCACTAAATGAAGAGAAATAAGCCGACATTTGATGTCGGCTTTTTCTTTTTTCTCGGGCTATTTGAGCTTGAGTCGGGCGGAAAGCGCTTCAACCTGCGGATTTGTAGAAAATCTGGGAGTAACGTACATTTAAACGCACACCAGCAACGTGGCCAAGAGGTTACAAGCTGGTTAAGACATGCAGAATGATTAAAAAAGAAACTTTGACTTTTTTAAATCGACTCTGTAAGGTCAATCAAGCTGCTAGGGGAGCAAGTACAAACATTGTATCTTGTTTTCAGAGTGTGCGTATGTTGTTTGAGAACTCAATAGTGTGCCATTTATTATTTTTGTCACTACCACAACCACTTAGGTTGTGGTGGGTCATGCCGGGTGGTGGATCGCCAATTTTATCCATCACTGTAAACAATAATCTTATTGTTGGCATGATTTTGTGGGTCTGCTTGTTCCCCGTCAAGGGACTAGGCCCACGTTGAAGACACGATGATCCTTATGTGGGTTGTGGTGTTTTTTTAGAATCATTATTTTTTGATAATGCCAGTAACACCCCATTATCTGATCGCACTGTGTGTGGTTGGTGGGGGTGTTGTTGTTTTTGTCAGGTGTTGGGCTTTTCACGGCCTGAACAATCTATTTATTGTTTTTTGTGGAGAGTTTGATCCTGGCTCAGGACGAACGCTGGCGGCGTGCTTAACACATGCAAGTCGAACGCTGAAACCGGAGCTTGCTTTGGTGGATGAGTGGCGAACGGGTGAGTAACACGTGGGTGATCTGCCCTACACTTTGGGATAAGCCTGGGAAACTGGGTCTAATACCGAATATTCACACCACCGTAGGGGTGGTGTGGAAAGCCTTGTGCGGTGTGGGATGAGCCTGCGGCCTATCAGCTTGTTGGTGGGGTAATGGCCTACCAAGGCGTCGACGGGTAGCCGGCCTGAGAGGGTGTACGGCCACATTGGGACTGAGACACGGCCCAGACTCCTACGGGAGGCAGCAGTGGGGAATATTGCACAATGGGCGCAAGCCTGATGCAGCGACGCCGCGTGGGGGATGAAGGCCTTCGGGTTGTAAACTCCTTTCGCTAGGGACGAAGCCTTTTAGGTGACGGTACCTGGAGAAGAAGCACCGGCTAACTACGTGCCAGCAGCCGCGGTAATACGTAGGGTGCGAGCGTTGTCCGGAATTACTGGGCGTAAAGAGCTCGTAGGTGGTTTGTCGCGTCGTCTGTGAAATCCCGGGGCTTAACTTCGGGCGTGCAGGCGATACGGGCATAACTTGAGTGCTGTAGGGGAGACTGGAATTCCTGGTGTAGCGGTGAAATGCGCAGATATCAGGAGGAACACCAATGGCGAAGGCAGGTCTCTGGGCAGTAACTGACGCTGAGGAGCGAAAGCATGGGTAGCGAACAGGATTAGATACCCTGGTAGTCCATGCCGTAAACGGTGGGCGCTAGGTGTAGGGGTCTTCCACGACTTCTGTGCCGCAGCTAACGCATTAAGCGCCCCGCCTGGGGAGTACGGCCGCAAGGCTAAAACTCAAAGGAATTGACGGGGGCCCGCACAAGCGGCGGAGCATGTGGATTAATTCGATGCAACGCGAAGAACCTTACCTGGGCTTGACATGGA from Corynebacterium glutamicum ATCC 13032 carries:
- the ftsX gene encoding permease-like cell division protein FtsX translates to MAFGYVLREAVRGMGRNVTMTIALIITTSISLALLATGFLVTNMTDRTKDIYLDRVEVMIQLDEDTSANDPECTAESCTEVRDVLEGLDGIDSITYRSREASYERFVEVFKDTDPVLVAETSPDALPAAFHVRLEDPLAVEILDPVRDLPQVSNVIDQVDDLRGATENLDSIRNATFLIAAVQVLASIFLIANMVQIAAFNRREETEIMRIVGASRFYTQGPFVFEAILSTLIGAVFAVGALFLGKELVIDKALRGLYDSQLIAPVTTTDIWLVAPIISGIGVVIAGIIAQLTLRFYVRK
- the smpB gene encoding SsrA-binding protein SmpB, which translates into the protein MAKKKKKVDENNSVLATNRKARHDYHIIDTWEAGVVLLGTEIKSLREGKVSLVDSFATIDNGEIWLQHLHIPQYSMGSWTNHTPKRTRKLLLHRNEIDSLMGKVRDGNRTLVPLKLYLKNGRVKLELGLAQGKQDYDKRQDIKRRTEEREVTRELGRRIKGINA
- a CDS encoding DUF488 domain-containing protein, whose amino-acid sequence is MSIHIAKVHDVLKGEKTYGTTILVDRLWPRGVKKDDLEPDLWLKSVAPTTELRKWFGHDPAKFSEFSTRYTEELNASNDKDLETLVDATSRHPVTLLYGAADRDHNHAIVLAKWLKK
- a CDS encoding siderophore-interacting protein, with amino-acid sequence MSTALPDQLKWEYSAFPVQISQKQRLSPGFMRITVTGDKLRFFGQWGLDQRIKLIIPSPAGNIPDFGILDEPTPPPTTWLPRAKSFPADQRPILRTYTPSAVRPELCEVDIDIYLHNPSGPVSRWAKNCSVDDELIITGPDVRAGETGYGITYHPTSAIDRLCLIGDCASAPAIANIVNQSKVPTTVFLHVDSLEDDVLIADSSTKLTFEDIDAYKAKVFQWASANAADPSVHFWIAGETSMVRFIRKELINSYRVDSSRITFLGYWKYGRRTVD
- a CDS encoding iron-siderophore ABC transporter substrate-binding protein encodes the protein MSSRRKLSSALIVLLAAALPLTACSSSSEEEASTSSATREFTDAHGTTEVPENPQRVVVLEPLELDTAIALGITPVGAAVANNVTGIPAYLGVDGIEPVGTVSEPNIEAIAALEPDLILGTDSRHAEIYDRLESIAPTVFMTTHVDPWKDNVVFIGDALGKKQESEDLIQGFNDKCEEIKSEHDVEGKTVNMIRPRDEQTMSLYGPTSFAGSSLECAGLTIPDQEWKDDLQADIAPENFMLATADYVFVTATDVTDENELPEVIRENREQFPSLTLVDTSYWVSGVGPLGGSKVLEDIDAFLDAQQ
- a CDS encoding vitamin K epoxide reductase family protein, yielding MSTEIHNAPPKAPTWLGWVLMIGGIIGLILSVIIMAEKLAILEDPGHITSCDFNAVLACGDVMRSGQANAFGIPNPLIGIAGFAAVAIIGAGILAGGGFRGWFWFGAQAGLTFAMMFCHWLAYQSMSVIRALCPYCMGVWTVSIIMFVLVTAWNVKTFSGSDSTFVNALYKYKWVIAIVWLLLIAAAAVWSFRYMF
- a CDS encoding siderophore ABC transporter substrate-binding protein, which produces MVKNRFKLVSIATVAALALVGCSSTDSTSSESSSAAESTAAASTLTIEDNHGTEGISLPIEGVAATDNRAFELLDRWGVELVAAPLQLVPFTVTGYTEEGGVANLGSHREPDLEALAAAQPSLIINGQRFAQYYDDIIALNPDATVVELDPRDGEPLDQELIRQAETLGEIFGEEEDAAKIVADFESALERAKTAYAAISDQTVMAVNVSGGNIGYIAPSVGRTYGPIFDLVGLTPALEVGNASSDHEGDDINVEAIAAANPDLILVMDRDGGTSTRNEADYVPAEQIVSDNEALANVKAVTDGYVYYAPADTYTNENIITYTEILNGMADMFEKAAQ
- a CDS encoding ABC transporter permease; amino-acid sequence: MATPASAPTSEPRLKRTRAKLFDWKLLIGIIFVAGLVVLSLLTGQYDIFGGDDGQLMFEAVRIPRTVSLILSGAAMAMCGLVMQLLTQNKFVEPSTTGTTEWAGLGLLFVIYFVPAATVLDRMLGAVVFSFIGTMVFFLFLRRVTLRSSLIVPIIGIMLGAVVSSISSFFALQFDMLQQLGTWFAGSFNTVFRGQYEVLWIVVIVVIAVFFFADRLTVAGLGEEIATNVGLNYNRMVLIGTGLIAIATGVVTVVVGSLPFLGLIVPNVVSMFRGDDLRSNLPWVCLTGIAIVTICDLISRTIIAPFEIPVSVILGIIGAVVFVIMIVRQRGRG
- a CDS encoding iron chelate uptake ABC transporter family permease subunit; this translates as MDKDIENRTSDLSRWETMEESATVEGRTDVELASAPSKRRTSGAFQTARAKRRYWIIMAALLVTALAFTWGLIWYKNPMPVGHPAFALIAERRMESVFVMLIVAVCQGFATVAFQTVTNNRIITPSIMGFESLYTLIHTSTVFFFGATALLATRNLEMFVGQLVIMVLLTLVLYTWLLSGKRGDMHAMLLVGIIIGGGLGSISTFMQRILTPSEFDILSARLFGSVNNAETEYFPIAVPLVVVASVLLLLSSRRLNVVGLGKDAATNLGINHRRSSIYTLVLVSVLMAVSTALVGPMTFLGFLVATLAYQFADTYDHRYILPMSALIGFVVLSGAYFVMNHVFRAQGVVSIIIEMVGGTVFLIVILRKGRL
- a CDS encoding iron ABC transporter ATP-binding protein; translated protein: MITLTNVRKEYSSDVAIGPVNLEIPAGGITALVGPNGAGKSTLLTMIGRLLGIDEGNITVASYDVTSTASKDLAKIISILRQENHFVTKLTVRQLVGFGRFPYSKGRLTEEDEGIISRYIDFFNLTELEDRYLDQLSGGQRQRAYVAMVLCQETDYVLLDEPLNNLDIAHSVEMMKHLENAAAQFGRTIIVVLHDINFAARYADYIVAVKHGMIEKEGTPEQIMKNEILSEIFNTEIEVIEGPHGKIACYH